A genomic segment from Halodesulfovibrio sp. MK-HDV encodes:
- a CDS encoding histidine phosphatase family protein, with the protein MIYLVRHGETVLHKGICIGQTDIPLAEKGIAHVSQNTLPQLLALQPENPRIIASPLRRTMQTAEILDNELGAGIETESALKEIDMGKWDGLTFSYIQKKLAGSLRTTRR; encoded by the coding sequence ATGATTTATCTCGTTCGCCACGGCGAAACCGTTCTCCATAAAGGAATTTGCATAGGGCAAACAGACATTCCATTGGCTGAAAAAGGAATTGCGCACGTCTCTCAAAACACACTACCGCAATTACTTGCTCTACAACCGGAGAATCCACGGATCATTGCCAGCCCACTACGGCGCACGATGCAAACTGCTGAGATTTTGGATAACGAGCTTGGGGCGGGGATTGAAACGGAATCTGCTTTAAAAGAAATAGATATGGGAAAATGGGACGGCCTCACGTTTTCATACATACAAAAAAAACTGGCCGGAAGCTTACGAACAACGCGGCGATGA